ACTGGTACGTGCAGCTATGGCTGGGGGGAGCGGTGGGTTGTTTGGCATTACCTATCGCTATGCGGTGCGTACTCTCTCTAACGTACAGGTAAAATTGGGCGTTGTGTTGGCGTTTGGTTTGGTGCGTGCGTGCGGGCAGGCGGATGTGGGAATTGTCCTCACCAATGCCTTTTTAACACTGACCATTTTAGGTTCGGAAAGTCTCTTGTTATTTGCGATCGCGGGCATTACGCTAGATGTAGCCATGCAGCAAGGTTGGGTCAAACCATTTGAGTAGAATGACCTACAAAAAAAATTCGGTGTAGGGAGCTGAACTACGCACGGTGTCTTTATCTACCGCTGCTAAAATGCGGTTGTTGGCTTTATCCGAGGTCAAACACTCGCAAATCAGTTGTGCCACATCTGCCCGGGTAATGGTGCCAGCCACGGAAGAATCTTCGGTGAGAATGCCGTTGCCGGTGGGTGGTTCTGATTTTAAACCGCCGGGGCGAATAACTGTATAAGTGAGACCGCTGGTGGCTAAATATTGTTCGGCTTGTTCTTTTTCTGCCAAAACTGGACCCAAAACGTCTAATGTTTGCTGGTTTAAGGCTTTGGCACTGTCGGCGGTACCGATGGAAGAAACCAGAATAAATTTTTTGACGCCTACTTGTTTGGCGACATCGATTAAATATTTGTTGCCCAAAAAGTCGGCACGGGTGCCACCATCTTTGGGCAAACCACCGATGGTGCTGATAACTGCAGGAATGGGTTCTGGTTGCATGGCTGCTTCCACAGCTTGAATTTCCAAGGCATCCCCCATTACTACCGTAGCGCCTAATTTTTCTAAGGCGTTGCGGGCATCGGGCGATCGCAACATGGCTTTAACGGGTTTGCCTTGAGAAGCTAGCAATGAGGCTACTTCCCAACCTACGCCTCGACTGGCACCTGCTAAAAAGATCGTAGCTGTATCTGGCATAGATAGAACCTATAGAACGGAAAATCAAAGTCTGGTGAAGCAATCGCTATCAACCCCCCATTTTGGGGATGGTTACGGTCAGTTTGATTGAAAAGCGATCGCTTGTCCACCAGTAAATTGTTAACTTTTGCAACAAAAGGGTGGCACCGGGCAAAAACTATGCTATTTTAGGATTATAGACACCAAGGATATATGAAAAAAGCGAAAACCATTGTTGGCTTTAGACAAGGTGTCGTCGGTCTAAGAGCCAGTCGCTGTCTGAAGTATTCCTAGGTAATTGAACCTGGGATGCTAGCCAGAAAAGCTGACAGCGATCGCTGTAAACCCTCGTTGTATTTCTCTACTGTAAATTCCATTTTCGGATTTAGCAACGTTTCCATTTTTGGTTTCACAAATAAATAACATCCGTAAAAGCCTAGCTGCCCCGACGGCTAGGCTTGCGTGTGAGAAGCGATCGCTGGATAATACAAAAAACTTTCACACCAACCATGCAATCATGTCTGGCAACTACTTGGCTTGGGCAACCCCAGGAACCCCACAGATGCCTGCTTCGCTACAGTTGCGATGGTATCAAGAACAAGCCGTAGCCAATTGGTTTGCCAACCAAGGCAGAGGCACCTTAAAAATGGCCACCGGCAGTGGCAAAACCATCACCAGCTTAGCGATCGCTACCCAACTATACCGCAAAATTGGCTTGCAAGCACTCATCGTTCTTTGCCCCTACCGCCACCTCGTCTCCCAATGGGCAAGGGAAACCGCCAAATTTGGTTTGCGACCCATATTAGCCTTTGAAAGCACCGCCAGCTGGCAACACCAACTATCCACCCAAGTATACAACCTGCGTCGGGGCAACCAACCTTTCCTCACCGTCATTACCACCAACGCCAGTTTCATCAGAACTGAATTTCAGTCGCTGCTGCGTTATTTTCCCGAAAAAACCTTACTCGTAGGCGACGAAGCCCATCATTTAGGGGCACCCAAACTCGAAGCCGCCTTGCCGAGAAATCTTGGCTTACGCCTCGCCCTCAGTGCCACCCCAGAACGACATTTTGACCAGGTGGGTACCCAAACTTTATTAGATTACTTCGGCAAAGTCTTGCAGCCCGAGCTTACCTTAGGCGATGCCATTCGTCAAGGGGCCCTGGCACGCTACACCTACCATCCCATTTTCATCGAACTCACCGAATCGGAAACCCTGGCTTACGCCAAACTATCGCGACGCATTGGTTGGGCATTGCAAGAAGACGACGACTGGGAAAACAACGAAACCCTCACCGTCTTGCTAACCAAAAGAGCCAGATTGGTGGGGGCAGCCGCCAACAAACTCGCTGCCTTGCGAAATTTAATGAAAACACGCCTGCATACTTCCCATACCCTCTTTTACTGCGGTGATGGTAGCAAAGCCAGCCAGACGCCTTCTGCTGCCACCCGCAACCAACTCCAAAGTGTCACCAAACTGCTGGGATTGGAATTGGGATATCGCGTGAACACCTATACCGCCGAAACGCCGATTGCCGAAAGGGAAAACCTGCGAAAGCAATTTGAACGCGGTGAGTTGCAGGGATTGGTTGCCATGCGGTGTTTGGATGAGGGAGTGGATATTCCTGCCATTCAGACCGCCGTCATTTTGGCAAGCAGCAGCAATCCTCGACAGTTTATCCAGCGACGGGGCAGGATTTTACGCCCTTTTCCAGGTAAAGAGCGAGCTACCTTATTCGACACCATTGTGGTACCACCGGAGTT
Above is a window of Geitlerinema sp. PCC 9228 DNA encoding:
- a CDS encoding SDR family oxidoreductase, producing MPDTATIFLAGASRGVGWEVASLLASQGKPVKAMLRSPDARNALEKLGATVVMGDALEIQAVEAAMQPEPIPAVISTIGGLPKDGGTRADFLGNKYLIDVAKQVGVKKFILVSSIGTADSAKALNQQTLDVLGPVLAEKEQAEQYLATSGLTYTVIRPGGLKSEPPTGNGILTEDSSVAGTITRADVAQLICECLTSDKANNRILAAVDKDTVRSSAPYTEFFL
- a CDS encoding DNA phosphorothioation system restriction enzyme, producing the protein MSGNYLAWATPGTPQMPASLQLRWYQEQAVANWFANQGRGTLKMATGSGKTITSLAIATQLYRKIGLQALIVLCPYRHLVSQWARETAKFGLRPILAFESTASWQHQLSTQVYNLRRGNQPFLTVITTNASFIRTEFQSLLRYFPEKTLLVGDEAHHLGAPKLEAALPRNLGLRLALSATPERHFDQVGTQTLLDYFGKVLQPELTLGDAIRQGALARYTYHPIFIELTESETLAYAKLSRRIGWALQEDDDWENNETLTVLLTKRARLVGAAANKLAALRNLMKTRLHTSHTLFYCGDGSKASQTPSAATRNQLQSVTKLLGLELGYRVNTYTAETPIAERENLRKQFERGELQGLVAMRCLDEGVDIPAIQTAVILASSSNPRQFIQRRGRILRPFPGKERATLFDTIVVPPELDRDTWEVERNLLKKELKRFIEFADLADNAGEARITLLQLQEKYGLLDM